From a single Cetobacterium somerae ATCC BAA-474 genomic region:
- a CDS encoding TRAP transporter small permease has product METLKNGLNKIIEIFCIVLMAFMTILVTWQVITRYVFNNPSAVTEQLCQYLFIWLVLFGSAYIFGKREHMQITFIKEKLPNKLGKICDLLQETIIFIFTLGVLVIGGYLSVVKQMVQFDAALQIPIGVVYAAIPLSGVFILFYSIYNIKKIVLEK; this is encoded by the coding sequence ATGGAAACTTTAAAAAATGGTTTAAATAAAATAATTGAAATATTTTGTATAGTTCTTATGGCTTTTATGACTATTTTAGTAACATGGCAAGTAATAACAAGGTATGTTTTTAATAATCCAAGTGCAGTGACAGAGCAACTATGTCAATATCTATTTATTTGGTTAGTTTTATTTGGATCGGCTTATATATTTGGAAAGCGTGAGCATATGCAAATAACTTTTATAAAGGAAAAGCTTCCTAATAAACTAGGAAAAATATGTGATCTTTTACAAGAGACTATTATATTTATATTTACTTTAGGAGTGTTAGTAATTGGAGGATATTTATCTGTAGTAAAGCAGATGGTACAGTTTGATGCAGCTCTTCAAATACCTATAGGAGTAGTATATGCAGCTATTCCTTTAAGTGGAGTATTTATTCTATTTTATTCAATTTATAATATAAAAAAAATAGTTTTAGAAAAATAA
- a CDS encoding TRAP transporter substrate-binding protein — protein sequence MKKIVNLGLGVVFAGVLMGCSGDKNQETTKSNTLKVAFNQSEAHPQYKALKEFGDKLEKETNGQYKLEISPNALLGDQRAATELVQNGVIQMAVVGNPVVENFNKDFAVIGLPYIYDSIDHQKNVFLSGKLDDLFKSVSKNGFEVVGAYTAGARSIYTNKPIEKPEDLKGYKVRVMQSDTMKKMVDLMGGVGTPMAQGEVYTAIQQGVLEGGENNEVTYADLKHYEVAKYFSYTNHLMVPDLIIVNEKVYNGMTKENKEIFDKLVKESVDLEFKAWAENVDVAKKLAVENGAQFINLSIKPFQENVKPLQESVRNSSEVTKKIYDDIRSLAQ from the coding sequence ATGAAAAAGATAGTAAATTTGGGATTAGGTGTTGTATTTGCAGGAGTTTTAATGGGATGTTCTGGGGATAAAAATCAAGAAACAACAAAATCAAATACATTAAAAGTGGCATTTAATCAATCGGAAGCTCATCCACAGTATAAGGCTTTAAAAGAGTTTGGGGACAAGTTAGAGAAGGAAACTAATGGGCAATACAAATTAGAGATATCACCAAATGCTCTTTTAGGGGATCAAAGAGCAGCTACAGAGCTTGTTCAAAATGGAGTTATTCAAATGGCAGTTGTAGGAAATCCTGTTGTAGAAAATTTTAATAAAGACTTTGCTGTAATTGGATTACCTTATATTTATGATAGTATTGATCATCAAAAAAATGTATTTTTATCAGGAAAATTAGATGATTTATTTAAATCAGTTAGTAAAAATGGATTTGAAGTAGTTGGTGCTTATACAGCAGGAGCAAGATCAATTTATACAAATAAACCAATTGAAAAACCTGAGGATTTAAAAGGATATAAAGTTAGAGTAATGCAATCAGATACAATGAAAAAAATGGTTGATTTAATGGGTGGAGTTGGAACTCCAATGGCACAAGGAGAGGTTTATACAGCTATACAGCAAGGAGTGCTAGAAGGTGGAGAAAATAATGAAGTAACTTATGCAGATTTAAAGCATTATGAAGTGGCAAAATATTTCTCTTATACAAATCACTTAATGGTACCTGATTTAATAATTGTAAATGAAAAAGTTTATAATGGTATGACAAAAGAAAATAAGGAAATTTTTGATAAGTTAGTTAAAGAATCAGTAGATTTAGAGTTTAAAGCTTGGGCAGAAAATGTAGATGTAGCTAAGAAGTTAGCAGTAGAAAATGGAGCTCAATTCATTAATTTATCAATAAAGCCTTTCCAAGAAAATGTAAAGCCATTACAAGAAAGTGTAAGAAATTCATCTGAAGTAACTAAGAAAATATATGATGATATTAGATCTTTAGCTCAATAA
- a CDS encoding GntR family transcriptional regulator — MSVKNTTENIFEELKEKIMNLEYKPGQIITEQEIGKTYGVSRTPSRDILGKLNSMGLVESEPFKSSYVSLLDMDVIKQSIYMRVVLEKQIIKDAIEMTNDKFIAEMEYNLKLQELLLKREFETKEFYELDCQLHKLWYELTKNMFIWEQLEKAQIHYKRFKMLDILEVKNFKAIYEDHKELVDAIKEKDIVKVEKLITEHLYSGIKRLQSLIQGEFESYFNKK; from the coding sequence ATGTCAGTAAAAAACACTACAGAAAATATATTTGAAGAACTAAAAGAAAAAATAATGAATTTAGAGTATAAACCAGGTCAGATAATTACAGAGCAGGAAATAGGAAAAACATATGGAGTTTCAAGAACACCAAGTAGAGATATATTAGGAAAGTTGAACTCTATGGGATTAGTTGAAAGTGAACCATTTAAATCAAGCTATGTAAGTTTACTAGATATGGACGTTATAAAACAAAGTATATATATGAGGGTTGTTTTAGAAAAACAAATTATAAAAGATGCAATAGAGATGACGAACGATAAATTTATAGCTGAGATGGAGTATAACTTAAAATTACAAGAACTTCTTTTAAAAAGAGAGTTTGAAACAAAAGAGTTTTATGAATTAGATTGTCAACTTCATAAACTGTGGTATGAGCTTACAAAAAATATGTTTATTTGGGAGCAATTAGAGAAAGCCCAAATTCATTATAAAAGATTTAAAATGTTAGATATACTTGAAGTAAAAAACTTTAAAGCTATATATGAAGATCATAAAGAGTTGGTAGATGCTATAAAAGAAAAGGATATAGTTAAGGTTGAAAAATTAATCACAGAACATCTTTATAGTGGAATAAAGAGACTACAAAGTTTAATACAAGGGGAGTTTGAAAGTTATTTTAATAAAAAATAA
- a CDS encoding patatin-like phospholipase family protein, with the protein MGKLKKIILFFVLCLSVLGAEESPNRVNSAAEKIKEIDKQIQELELKRKNLETLKQTFIKNQNVSRPKVGLVLSGGGAKGAAHIGVLKTLEKYQIPIDYIVGTSAGSIIAAMYSVGYTPDEIEKVVTDIQFYDLFKNSSSRDLEGIVQKTQSNKYPLNIALTKDYNLSLPMGVLNGEYIYLELKKIFARAENVTDFKDFPIPFRAMTTNLQTGESVEINSGDLALATLKSMAIPTFLDPIREGDNYYVDGGVADNFPVLQAINMGADIVIGVDIAAEPIVITDNSNIIQILDKLSTYTGDRNTEIQTNYPDILITPDVKKHSTLDFDNLPKLVEEGQIASEKVDYALSKLTDKERYNEINLKKEQMRNRKFDIKNVKLSGNDLLTTKEVEKLRPEKGDLTVSELNLWTEKIFAKNFVDRVFYTVDGDTVNFTVREKLETKLKAGLFYVSNYGAGLEAVAEIPVFNKFNLSQKNYTLKAEFSKYPKISLTDMTQYNVWDHKLLVSAEVGYGLNPIFLYKGGDNVSTYENNTFETSLSIGTTIFNDIIAGYTLSYKNMETNYSSGEKIKNFSYFKKDGSYFTNTFSFYYDTMNQSEYATKGGQGLLQVFSETNAKEGNSFEGYSAMATKYFQLSSNWSLNAGLSGGQMYNAENTPLSELFNLGGLRSNPIRRNYSFVGLPISSVYTDNFFIGSLGLQYTVAQNLYLSLNYNAGTYNYYSGFGSEKGIWDMEKQGYGIGIGWDTFLGPMDFSISNNVLNNEALFQVHIGYVF; encoded by the coding sequence ATGGGAAAGCTAAAAAAAATAATCTTATTTTTTGTGCTTTGTTTGTCTGTTTTAGGAGCTGAGGAGTCTCCAAATAGAGTTAACTCTGCTGCTGAAAAAATAAAAGAGATTGATAAGCAGATACAAGAGTTAGAGTTAAAGAGAAAAAATTTAGAAACATTAAAGCAGACTTTTATCAAAAATCAAAATGTATCTAGACCTAAAGTTGGACTAGTATTGAGTGGTGGAGGTGCTAAAGGTGCTGCTCATATAGGAGTTTTAAAAACATTAGAAAAATATCAAATACCAATAGATTATATAGTTGGAACAAGTGCTGGAAGTATAATAGCAGCTATGTACTCTGTGGGATATACTCCAGATGAGATTGAAAAAGTAGTAACAGATATACAGTTTTATGATCTATTTAAAAATAGTTCAAGTAGAGATTTAGAGGGAATTGTACAAAAGACACAATCTAATAAATATCCACTGAATATAGCTTTGACAAAAGATTATAATTTATCTTTACCAATGGGAGTTTTAAATGGAGAATATATCTATTTAGAGTTAAAGAAAATTTTTGCAAGAGCAGAGAATGTAACTGATTTTAAAGATTTTCCAATACCTTTTAGAGCTATGACTACGAATCTCCAAACAGGAGAATCTGTAGAAATAAACAGTGGTGATTTGGCTTTAGCTACTTTAAAAAGTATGGCTATTCCAACTTTCTTAGATCCAATAAGAGAGGGAGATAACTATTATGTAGATGGAGGAGTAGCAGATAACTTCCCAGTTTTACAAGCTATAAATATGGGAGCAGACATAGTTATTGGAGTAGATATAGCAGCAGAACCTATTGTAATTACAGATAATTCAAATATAATTCAAATATTAGATAAGTTATCAACATACACTGGGGACAGAAATACTGAGATTCAGACTAACTATCCAGATATATTAATAACACCAGATGTAAAAAAACATAGTACTTTAGATTTTGATAATTTACCAAAGTTAGTTGAAGAGGGACAGATTGCATCTGAAAAAGTTGACTACGCACTATCTAAATTAACAGATAAAGAGAGATATAATGAGATAAATTTAAAGAAAGAGCAGATGAGAAATAGAAAATTTGATATAAAAAATGTTAAATTAAGTGGAAATGATCTGTTAACTACAAAAGAAGTGGAAAAGTTAAGACCAGAAAAAGGTGATTTAACTGTAAGTGAGCTAAATCTATGGACAGAGAAGATATTTGCTAAAAACTTTGTAGATAGAGTTTTCTATACTGTAGATGGAGATACAGTTAACTTTACTGTAAGAGAGAAATTAGAAACAAAATTAAAGGCGGGGTTATTCTATGTTTCAAATTATGGAGCTGGATTAGAAGCTGTAGCTGAAATACCTGTATTTAATAAGTTTAATCTTTCTCAGAAGAACTACACATTAAAAGCTGAGTTTTCAAAATATCCAAAGATATCATTAACAGATATGACTCAATATAATGTTTGGGATCATAAATTACTGGTTTCAGCAGAAGTAGGTTATGGACTAAACCCTATATTCTTATATAAGGGTGGAGATAATGTTTCAACTTATGAAAATAATACTTTTGAAACAAGCTTATCAATAGGAACAACAATATTTAATGATATAATTGCAGGGTATACGTTAAGTTATAAAAATATGGAAACGAACTACTCTTCTGGAGAGAAAATTAAGAACTTCTCTTACTTTAAAAAAGATGGTTCATATTTCACAAATACGTTTAGTTTCTACTATGATACGATGAATCAGTCAGAGTATGCAACAAAAGGTGGTCAAGGACTATTACAAGTATTCTCTGAAACAAATGCAAAAGAAGGAAACTCTTTTGAAGGGTATTCAGCAATGGCAACGAAATATTTCCAATTAAGTAGTAATTGGTCATTAAATGCTGGATTAAGTGGAGGGCAGATGTATAATGCTGAAAATACACCACTATCTGAGTTATTTAATTTAGGAGGATTAAGAAGTAACCCTATACGTAGAAACTACTCATTTGTAGGATTACCAATATCTTCTGTTTATACAGATAACTTCTTTATAGGAAGTTTAGGACTGCAATACACAGTGGCACAAAACCTTTATTTAAGTCTAAATTATAATGCAGGAACATATAATTACTATTCAGGATTTGGAAGTGAAAAAGGTATTTGGGATATGGAAAAACAAGGGTATGGAATAGGAATTGGTTGGGATACATTCTTAGGACCAATGGATTTCTCAATTTCAAATAATGTTTTAAACAATGAGGCACTGTTCCAAGTTCATATTGGATATGTATTTTAA
- a CDS encoding potassium channel family protein, with product MRLYKKEQIYSFLKNTILSMGVAILISIVAHVLIDKDKIRIDFLEIGLSAVKIFFSILPMVFLKQKNFIFKDGPLKATALVFYYLILVPIINFSLNINENESSLKYFFYFLSFINILLLIACHVIILKYVFADFFRRRRKVVPKDVIVVITTYITIAISFGLLYTVLSLFSSTPVFNGITQDLPQIEFYFKHIYFSFITITTVGYGDVYPLTMLAQFLVVVEIITGIVLTNVILGLVIGSGILSSKD from the coding sequence ATGAGACTATATAAAAAAGAACAGATATATAGCTTTCTTAAAAATACAATTTTATCAATGGGTGTAGCAATTTTAATATCTATAGTAGCCCATGTATTAATAGATAAAGATAAAATAAGAATAGATTTTTTAGAAATTGGATTAAGTGCAGTGAAAATATTTTTTAGTATATTACCCATGGTATTTTTAAAGCAGAAGAATTTTATATTTAAAGATGGACCATTAAAGGCAACAGCATTAGTATTTTATTACTTAATATTAGTGCCTATTATAAATTTTTCTTTAAATATTAACGAGAATGAAAGTAGTTTAAAGTACTTTTTTTATTTTTTATCATTTATAAATATACTTCTCCTAATAGCTTGTCATGTAATAATATTAAAATATGTTTTTGCAGATTTTTTTAGGCGTAGAAGAAAAGTTGTTCCAAAAGATGTAATTGTTGTAATAACAACTTATATAACCATTGCCATAAGTTTTGGACTACTATATACTGTACTTAGTTTATTTAGTTCAACACCAGTTTTTAATGGTATAACTCAAGATTTACCACAAATTGAGTTTTATTTTAAACATATATATTTTAGTTTTATAACAATAACAACAGTAGGATATGGAGATGTATATCCACTAACTATGTTGGCACAGTTTTTAGTTGTTGTAGAGATAATAACTGGAATTGTTCTTACAAATGTAATATTAGGGCTTGTAATTGGTTCAGGAATATTATCATCAAAGGATTAA
- a CDS encoding amino acid ABC transporter ATP-binding protein has product MEIKIDNLYKSFGEQVVLNGLNLDIKDIHSIVIIGPSGGGKSTLLRILAGLEVSDSGEIEVNGERIPKEEEGLHEYRKSIGVVFQAFNLFPHLTALENITLPLEKVHKIPAKDAKERAEILLKRFGLFEHEGKYPHQLSGGQQQRVAIVRAMALKPKFLLLDEPTSALDPALTKEILEAIKELRKDKKDMVLVTHEMEFAKGVADCVIFVSGGKIVEMGPPGIVFENPKTVELCKFLGGVDCEKRIKNR; this is encoded by the coding sequence ATGGAAATTAAAATTGATAATTTATATAAAAGTTTTGGAGAGCAAGTTGTATTAAATGGTTTAAATTTAGATATAAAAGATATTCACTCTATTGTTATAATAGGACCATCTGGTGGTGGAAAGTCAACTTTATTAAGAATTCTAGCTGGACTAGAAGTTTCAGATAGTGGTGAGATTGAAGTGAATGGAGAGAGAATTCCCAAAGAGGAAGAGGGGCTTCACGAATATAGAAAAAGTATTGGAGTGGTATTCCAAGCTTTTAATCTTTTTCCACATTTGACAGCTTTAGAGAATATAACTTTACCTTTAGAAAAAGTTCATAAAATTCCTGCTAAAGATGCAAAGGAAAGAGCTGAAATACTTCTTAAGAGATTTGGACTTTTTGAGCATGAGGGAAAGTATCCACATCAATTGTCAGGAGGTCAACAACAAAGAGTGGCAATAGTGAGAGCAATGGCGCTAAAGCCAAAGTTTTTACTTTTAGATGAACCAACATCAGCTCTAGATCCTGCCTTAACAAAAGAGATTCTAGAGGCCATAAAAGAGCTACGTAAAGACAAAAAAGATATGGTTTTAGTAACTCATGAAATGGAGTTTGCTAAAGGGGTAGCTGATTGTGTAATCTTTGTAAGCGGAGGAAAAATTGTTGAGATGGGACCTCCTGGAATAGTATTTGAAAATCCAAAAACTGTAGAGTTATGTAAATTCCTTGGTGGAGTGGATTGTGAGAAAAGAATAAAAAATAGATAG
- a CDS encoding amino acid ABC transporter permease has product MSILKTLFFRPKTESETTTVKWINIVLVTVIVLGVFHFAFSRLDYPYNWEGIIEKYKYKFMIGFTMTLVISMFSLIASFIIGGLLVLGQRGSFLPTYYFAKGFTEVIRGTPLIVQIYLFYYVIGTAFGIENRYIMGVLIMGVFSGAYVSEIIRAGIESINKTQIETARSLAFTKVQTYRYIILPQVIKRVMPPLAGQFASLIKDSSLLSIIAVNEFTKNVQEVDSLTFSPIENYCILAVGYLILTYPISHLSKYLERRYSYGN; this is encoded by the coding sequence ATGAGTATACTAAAAACTCTATTTTTTAGACCAAAAACTGAAAGTGAGACTACAACGGTAAAGTGGATAAATATAGTTTTAGTAACTGTAATAGTTTTAGGAGTTTTTCATTTTGCTTTTAGCAGATTAGACTACCCATATAATTGGGAAGGAATAATTGAAAAGTATAAATATAAATTTATGATTGGATTTACTATGACCTTAGTAATATCGATGTTCTCTTTAATAGCAAGCTTTATAATAGGAGGACTTTTAGTTTTAGGACAAAGAGGAAGTTTTTTACCAACATATTATTTTGCTAAGGGATTTACTGAGGTTATTCGTGGAACACCATTAATTGTGCAAATTTATCTATTTTATTATGTAATAGGAACTGCTTTTGGAATTGAAAATCGTTATATAATGGGAGTGCTAATAATGGGAGTATTCTCAGGAGCCTATGTTTCAGAGATTATTCGTGCAGGAATTGAAAGTATAAATAAAACTCAAATTGAAACTGCAAGATCTTTGGCTTTTACAAAGGTCCAAACGTATAGATATATAATTCTTCCACAAGTTATAAAAAGAGTGATGCCACCTCTTGCAGGTCAGTTTGCAAGTTTAATTAAAGATTCATCGCTATTATCAATAATAGCAGTAAATGAGTTTACTAAAAATGTTCAAGAGGTGGATTCTTTAACATTTTCTCCAATAGAAAACTATTGTATATTAGCAGTTGGATATTTAATACTAACATATCCTATTTCCCACCTTTCTAAATATTTAGAGAGGAGGTATAGCTATGGAAATTAA
- a CDS encoding transporter substrate-binding domain-containing protein gives MKKIILFLTLILGSLVFANEKPLIVGMELAYPPFEMSDENGKPTGISVDMAYALGEYLGRDIIIEDMAYGGLIPALKTKKIDIIISSMSVTDERKQSVSFSTPYAKSYLAMLVNNKSGITNANDLNQKGKKVAVKKGTSGHTVAQKYFPNAEILVFDKESASILEVSQGKVDAFIYDPLTIYRNWTRNSETTTPLLAQFETESQPWAVAYRKGEEDLGAQIDEFIIEYKANGGFNKLADKYLGEERAFFTEKNVPFFFD, from the coding sequence ATGAAAAAAATAATACTTTTTTTAACATTGATTTTAGGAAGTTTAGTTTTTGCAAATGAAAAACCTTTGATTGTTGGAATGGAGTTAGCGTACCCTCCTTTTGAAATGTCTGATGAAAATGGAAAACCAACAGGTATAAGTGTAGATATGGCTTACGCACTTGGAGAGTATTTAGGAAGAGATATTATTATAGAGGATATGGCTTACGGTGGATTAATTCCAGCATTAAAAACAAAAAAGATAGATATAATAATATCATCTATGTCTGTGACAGATGAAAGAAAACAATCGGTTAGTTTTTCAACACCATATGCAAAAAGTTATTTAGCAATGTTAGTTAACAATAAATCTGGTATTACAAATGCCAATGATTTAAATCAAAAGGGAAAAAAGGTTGCAGTAAAAAAAGGTACAAGTGGACATACTGTAGCTCAAAAATATTTTCCAAATGCTGAAATATTAGTTTTTGATAAAGAGAGTGCTTCAATATTGGAGGTTTCTCAAGGTAAAGTGGATGCTTTTATATATGATCCACTAACAATTTATAGAAACTGGACAAGAAATTCAGAAACTACAACACCGCTATTAGCTCAGTTTGAAACAGAATCACAACCTTGGGCAGTAGCATATAGAAAAGGTGAAGAGGATTTAGGAGCTCAAATTGATGAGTTTATAATTGAATATAAGGCTAATGGTGGATTTAATAAGTTAGCTGACAAATATTTAGGTGAGGAGAGAGCTTTCTTTACAGAGAAAAATGTACCTTTCTTCTTTGATTAG
- a CDS encoding LytTR family transcriptional regulator DNA-binding domain-containing protein encodes MKKIGVNIDLNLQEILRELLEAEFYSIDSVISYDLESIDVVIIDLKYEINDNKIHFFSRKNIPVMLLCSRDDDFRRIKGYFKRKEIYDCIYRDDYFEIERSLRELFSNKKILKNIKEIVINDTFYRAIVKIDDIIYLDYCRITRKTEITTKNGKIYCVKRGFSEVEDKLRILECFIKLDRGTLINKNLLKEIDYKNERVTFVGDNWLSVSRTKLKILEENLDLFGNRIEL; translated from the coding sequence TTGAAAAAAATAGGTGTCAATATAGATTTAAATTTACAAGAGATATTAAGAGAACTTTTAGAGGCGGAGTTTTATTCGATTGATAGTGTGATATCTTATGATTTAGAAAGTATAGATGTGGTTATAATAGATTTAAAATATGAAATTAATGATAATAAAATACACTTTTTTAGTAGAAAAAATATTCCTGTTATGTTATTATGTTCTAGAGATGATGATTTTAGAAGAATCAAAGGTTATTTTAAAAGAAAAGAGATATATGACTGCATATATAGAGATGATTATTTTGAAATTGAAAGATCATTAAGAGAGTTATTCAGCAACAAAAAAATTTTGAAAAATATAAAAGAGATTGTAATAAATGATACTTTTTATAGAGCAATTGTAAAAATAGATGATATTATATATTTAGATTATTGTAGAATTACAAGAAAAACCGAGATTACTACTAAAAATGGAAAAATATATTGTGTAAAAAGAGGATTTTCAGAGGTTGAAGATAAGTTAAGAATACTAGAGTGTTTTATAAAACTAGATAGAGGAACACTTATAAATAAAAATTTATTAAAAGAGATTGACTATAAAAATGAAAGAGTAACATTTGTTGGAGATAACTGGTTATCTGTGAGTAGAACTAAATTAAAAATTTTAGAGGAAAACTTGGATTTATTCGGAAATAGAATAGAGCTATAA